A portion of the Syntrophus gentianae genome contains these proteins:
- the alr gene encoding alanine racemase — MSLLSDQSYRSWVEVDLDSFSWNWKELRRLVGPAVRVLQVVKADAYGHGAIEISHTALKNGAACLGVANADEGVQLRVSGITAPIVILSPSTGGEIREIIKYELTPSLSDLLFAADFQRHLEKAGVSAPVHIEIDTGMGRGGMLWDEAPAMIKKILGFPNILVEGLFSHFASSETCVDYNNQQGALFMKLIEKLSAEGIPIPLKHMANSGAILNYPQFYLDMVRPGLMSYGIHPAPQTEAKADLRPVMSFKTRVVLCKEFPKGASIGYNRTYFTDRPSRIATLPVGYGDGYGIILSNQGEVLIRGKRAPVVGRVSMDMVTIDVSSIPDCRIGDEAVLLGRQGEEEISANDIATRIGTISYDILCALGKRAPRIFLQQGKAETVAPRLRRIFIPQEERSLARIDGMIRQCFQVRARSEELGDAIFYEMFEALFGKSDRQLELRSDFRYDITLSDPAAEETGKVRPALDSDEFRVTTHIEYSKVFRNPVFLIGCAADNEQLASFFEDPLCEYRWLLQNGVSTVADQDFRVKRVRIDQEDVPVIRRENTSHGYEVWCGGEYLREKLNRQVRVELEIVTRTPRSSRFFPVYLVYPTRGLEINFHYEGTSISSVREISFFAGKHPYPEITRDAGRSVSLSIHEDEWIFPNSGVTFMWDDDPSKYTKKS, encoded by the coding sequence ATGTCACTTTTAAGTGATCAATCTTATCGAAGTTGGGTTGAGGTCGATCTGGACAGCTTTTCCTGGAACTGGAAGGAACTGCGGCGGCTTGTCGGGCCTGCGGTCAGGGTTCTCCAGGTGGTCAAGGCGGATGCCTATGGTCATGGCGCCATCGAGATCTCCCATACGGCGCTGAAGAACGGAGCCGCCTGTCTCGGGGTGGCCAATGCCGATGAGGGTGTGCAACTCCGGGTCAGCGGCATTACAGCACCGATTGTTATTCTGAGTCCTTCCACGGGAGGGGAGATCCGCGAGATCATTAAATACGAATTGACCCCCTCTCTGTCCGATCTCCTCTTCGCAGCGGACTTCCAGCGGCATCTGGAAAAAGCGGGCGTTTCAGCCCCCGTTCATATCGAAATCGATACGGGAATGGGCCGGGGCGGCATGCTTTGGGACGAAGCCCCGGCGATGATCAAGAAAATCCTCGGTTTCCCGAACATCTTGGTTGAGGGGCTCTTTTCGCATTTTGCTTCCAGTGAGACCTGCGTCGATTACAACAACCAGCAGGGGGCGCTCTTTATGAAACTGATCGAAAAGCTTTCTGCAGAGGGGATTCCGATTCCTCTCAAGCATATGGCCAACAGCGGCGCGATCCTCAATTATCCCCAGTTCTATCTGGACATGGTGCGCCCCGGTCTGATGTCTTACGGGATTCACCCGGCCCCTCAAACGGAAGCCAAGGCCGATCTCCGACCCGTTATGAGTTTCAAAACCCGGGTGGTCCTCTGCAAGGAATTTCCCAAAGGGGCAAGCATCGGTTACAATCGGACCTATTTTACGGACCGTCCTTCCCGCATTGCCACCCTTCCTGTCGGATATGGCGACGGATACGGAATCATCCTTTCCAATCAGGGCGAAGTGCTGATCCGGGGAAAGCGGGCGCCTGTTGTCGGGCGGGTTTCCATGGACATGGTCACGATCGATGTCAGTTCCATTCCCGATTGCCGGATCGGCGATGAGGCGGTCCTGCTGGGACGGCAGGGGGAAGAAGAAATTTCCGCCAACGATATCGCTACGCGGATCGGAACCATTAGTTACGACATTCTCTGTGCGCTGGGCAAGAGGGCCCCCCGGATCTTCCTGCAACAGGGAAAGGCCGAAACGGTTGCCCCGCGACTGCGAAGGATCTTTATCCCCCAGGAAGAACGGTCTCTGGCGCGGATCGATGGGATGATCCGTCAGTGCTTCCAGGTCAGGGCGCGAAGCGAGGAACTGGGAGACGCCATATTTTATGAAATGTTCGAGGCGCTCTTCGGTAAAAGTGATCGGCAACTGGAACTGCGGTCGGATTTCCGGTATGATATCACCCTATCCGATCCTGCGGCAGAAGAGACCGGGAAGGTCAGGCCGGCCCTGGACTCCGATGAATTCCGGGTAACGACCCATATCGAATATTCCAAGGTCTTTCGAAATCCCGTATTTCTCATTGGCTGTGCCGCAGATAATGAGCAATTGGCCTCATTTTTTGAAGATCCGCTCTGTGAGTATCGATGGCTCCTTCAAAATGGCGTATCTACCGTTGCGGATCAGGACTTCCGGGTGAAGCGAGTCCGAATCGATCAAGAGGACGTTCCGGTGATCCGAAGGGAAAATACAAGCCACGGTTATGAAGTCTGGTGCGGCGGAGAGTACCTCAGGGAAAAACTCAACCGCCAGGTCAGAGTGGAACTGGAAATTGTAACCCGTACGCCGCGCAGCAGCAGGTTCTTTCCCGTCTATCTCGTTTATCCCACCCGTGGCCTGGAGATTAACTTCCATTATGAAGGGACGTCAATTTCTTCCGTTCGGGAAATCAGTTTCTTTGCCGGCAAGCACCCCTATCCCGAAATTACCCGGGATGCGGGACGTTCCGTTTCTCTAAGCATTCATGAGGATGAATGGATCTTTCCCAACAGCGGAGTCACCTTTATGTGGGATGATGATCCATCGAAATACACGAAAAAGTCGTAA
- a CDS encoding D-alanine--D-alanine ligase family protein: MEKKTVGLFFGGLSNEADISVISAKNIIKAFDYKKYNLVLVYWHKNNQFYILENAEEVNDLSGKKEIHVGDFSKLFDVALPITHGKYGEDGALQGLLEIQKVPYCGCRVLSSSLCMDKAVFKTFLAGHSIRQVKFDFIDLRDKKQSDVESWIEQIERNFELPVYIKPSNSGSSVGITKVTDFKNLKKAVREAARHDDKILAEQGLVNPREIEVAVLGNDELTISDPGELVLEGAFYDFDEKYTKNQTQVAIPADLEAQTREEIKKITEKVYHLCDCKGFARVDYLLADNEVYLNEINTLPGFTDISMFPMLMKSAGINYKDLITKIIKLAN, from the coding sequence ATGGAAAAGAAAACGGTGGGATTGTTTTTTGGAGGTTTGAGTAATGAGGCGGACATTTCCGTAATCTCGGCCAAGAATATCATTAAAGCCTTTGATTATAAGAAATATAATTTGGTCTTGGTCTACTGGCACAAGAATAATCAATTTTATATCCTGGAAAACGCCGAGGAAGTAAACGATCTTTCAGGCAAAAAAGAAATCCATGTTGGTGATTTTTCAAAGCTCTTTGATGTCGCTTTGCCGATTACCCATGGCAAATATGGAGAGGACGGCGCGTTGCAGGGACTTCTGGAAATCCAGAAGGTGCCTTATTGCGGCTGTCGAGTTTTGAGTTCAAGCTTATGCATGGACAAGGCTGTCTTCAAAACATTTCTGGCGGGCCATTCTATCAGGCAGGTCAAATTTGACTTTATCGATCTGCGGGATAAGAAACAAAGCGATGTTGAAAGCTGGATCGAACAGATCGAACGTAATTTTGAATTGCCGGTTTATATCAAGCCTTCAAATTCCGGTTCTTCCGTCGGAATTACGAAAGTGACCGATTTCAAGAATCTGAAAAAAGCCGTCCGGGAAGCGGCACGGCACGACGATAAAATCCTGGCCGAGCAAGGGCTTGTCAATCCGAGAGAAATTGAAGTGGCCGTGCTGGGCAATGATGAATTGACCATCTCCGATCCGGGGGAACTTGTTCTGGAGGGGGCCTTCTATGATTTTGATGAAAAATACACAAAGAACCAAACCCAGGTGGCCATCCCGGCAGATCTTGAAGCGCAGACCAGAGAAGAAATAAAGAAGATCACGGAAAAGGTTTATCATCTCTGTGACTGCAAAGGCTTTGCCCGGGTAGATTATCTCCTCGCTGACAACGAAGTCTATTTGAATGAAATCAACACGCTGCCCGGTTTTACCGATATTTCCATGTTCCCGATGCTGATGAAAAGTGCCGGCATCAATTATAAAGACCTGATCACGAAGATCATAAAATTGGCCAACTAA
- a CDS encoding FmdB family zinc ribbon protein: protein MPIYEYKCRKCGREFEVFQKITDAPVQQCQYCQGSVEKMISLSSFHLSGSGWYVTDYGGKKSCALDSRQKEATGSSSSDAPTCSGGNSSCCAGCKAAE from the coding sequence ATGCCGATTTATGAGTACAAATGCCGGAAATGCGGAAGGGAATTCGAAGTCTTTCAGAAAATCACCGATGCGCCGGTACAGCAGTGCCAATACTGCCAGGGAAGCGTGGAGAAAATGATTTCCCTTTCTTCCTTTCACCTGAGTGGTTCGGGGTGGTATGTGACGGATTACGGTGGAAAGAAGTCCTGCGCTCTGGATTCAAGACAGAAAGAGGCGACCGGCAGTTCTTCCAGTGACGCACCGACCTGCAGCGGAGGCAATTCATCCTGCTGCGCCGGATGCAAAGCCGCCGAATAG
- a CDS encoding PEP-CTERM sorting domain-containing protein, with the protein MRRFGLSRFFALVLILALFWAPSIALSATTYDLATNWSKIDNPNGTWAVWKGSELLQHQVGDGSPMTAGMDFFAMGNEGGNFLPAWWQGTNDNIYTHSWDSANGGSPGESILTWTAPEAGTISLSGCVWYDHAGVNRSNDFSLYLGSTLLASGTISYASHNGEANALTFYDALVTGQTLTDLAVSAGDTVSLWIVQSQNQTYGSVAGVELTITETAAPVPLPGALFLFGPGLAGLAIVKRKLNK; encoded by the coding sequence ATGAGAAGGTTTGGTCTGTCAAGATTCTTTGCCCTTGTTTTGATCCTGGCCCTATTCTGGGCGCCGTCGATCGCTCTAAGCGCTACAACCTATGACCTTGCAACCAATTGGAGCAAAATCGATAACCCCAACGGAACCTGGGCGGTATGGAAAGGCTCCGAGCTTCTACAGCACCAGGTGGGCGATGGGAGCCCCATGACGGCCGGAATGGATTTCTTTGCAATGGGTAATGAAGGGGGGAATTTCCTGCCCGCATGGTGGCAGGGCACGAACGACAACATCTACACTCACAGTTGGGACAGCGCCAATGGTGGATCACCCGGAGAATCGATCCTCACGTGGACCGCTCCCGAAGCCGGAACCATCAGCCTTTCCGGGTGCGTCTGGTATGACCACGCGGGTGTAAACAGGAGCAACGACTTTTCCCTCTATCTCGGAAGCACCCTCCTTGCATCAGGCACGATCAGTTATGCAAGCCATAACGGCGAAGCGAATGCCCTGACTTTCTACGATGCCCTGGTTACCGGCCAGACCCTCACTGACCTGGCGGTCAGTGCAGGCGACACTGTGAGTCTGTGGATCGTTCAGTCCCAGAATCAAACCTACGGCTCCGTGGCAGGCGTGGAGCTGACCATCACGGAAACGGCGGCCCCTGTTCCTCTTCCCGGTGCACTCTTTCTTTTCGGGCCCGGTCTCGCAGGTCTCGCAATCGTAAAAAGGAAACTGAATAAGTAA
- the selD gene encoding selenide, water dikinase SelD yields the protein MEDSRKPRLTETVSGAGUACKIGPGDLKEALCDLPLISDPNLIVGMEHGEDAGVYKIREDLALIQTLDFFTPIVDDPYSFGQIAVTNSLSDVYAMGGIPLTAMNIVCFPIKTMDISILRQILLGGLDKMREAGVVLVGGHSVEDKELKYGLSVTGTVHPDKVLLNTGARPGDLLILTKPLGTGIVSTATKAGIAPEALIAKSVAAMAALNKTAGEIVQATPSVHACTDITGFGLLGHIAEMIEGQDVGILIFSGRVPFFPEVRELAEMGILPEGLYRNKTFRMPLIDLSPTCPEWRSDIFFDPQTSGGLFFALAADQAEACLARLHTAGVVEAAIVGEVLSSPPGRIFVE from the coding sequence ATGGAAGATTCAAGGAAACCCAGACTGACCGAAACCGTTTCGGGCGCCGGTTGAGCCTGCAAAATCGGTCCGGGAGACCTGAAAGAAGCCTTGTGTGATCTACCGCTGATCTCCGACCCCAACCTGATCGTCGGGATGGAACATGGTGAAGACGCGGGAGTTTACAAAATCCGGGAGGATCTGGCCCTCATCCAGACGTTGGATTTCTTTACACCCATCGTGGATGATCCCTATAGTTTCGGTCAGATTGCCGTGACCAATTCCCTGAGCGATGTGTACGCCATGGGCGGCATCCCGCTGACGGCCATGAATATTGTCTGCTTCCCCATCAAAACCATGGACATCTCCATCCTCCGCCAGATCCTCCTCGGGGGTCTGGACAAGATGCGTGAAGCGGGGGTCGTGCTGGTTGGCGGGCACAGTGTGGAGGACAAGGAATTGAAATACGGTCTTTCCGTAACCGGGACGGTCCACCCCGACAAGGTCCTGCTCAATACCGGCGCCCGCCCGGGAGACCTGCTGATATTGACCAAACCCCTGGGAACGGGGATCGTCAGCACGGCCACCAAGGCTGGAATCGCACCAGAAGCCCTGATCGCCAAATCCGTGGCCGCCATGGCCGCCCTGAACAAAACGGCGGGGGAAATTGTCCAGGCGACCCCGTCCGTTCACGCCTGCACGGATATCACCGGCTTCGGACTGCTCGGCCACATCGCGGAGATGATCGAAGGACAGGACGTCGGCATCCTGATTTTTTCCGGTCGGGTTCCCTTTTTCCCGGAAGTTCGGGAACTGGCCGAAATGGGCATTCTTCCGGAGGGCCTTTATCGCAATAAAACCTTCCGTATGCCCTTGATTGATCTGAGTCCCACCTGTCCGGAATGGAGATCCGACATTTTTTTCGACCCGCAGACCTCGGGAGGCCTGTTCTTCGCGCTGGCTGCCGACCAGGCGGAGGCTTGTCTCGCCCGCCTCCACACCGCCGGCGTGGTCGAAGCGGCCATTGTCGGCGAAGTCCTTTCCTCCCCACCCGGCCGGATTTTCGTCGAATAG